The following proteins come from a genomic window of Polaribacter dokdonensis:
- a CDS encoding rhomboid family intramembrane serine protease: protein MQEADLQNKTSPFIVPSMYILLIWGIYAVEIKYGFNLNKYGVFPRTIEGLRGIVFTHFLHSNTSHLFNNSIPLFVLLSSLFYFYKDIDFKILIIGGLLTGFATWLIARDSYHIGASGIVYLLFSFVFFSGIIRKHYRLVALSFIVIFLYGSMIWYVFPIKDGMSWEGHLSGFLVGLILAFIYRKNGLVKKDYEFSTTEFDLLFDENGNLIQTEESYENFDVKD from the coding sequence TTGATTTGGGGAATATATGCAGTTGAAATTAAGTATGGTTTTAATTTAAATAAGTATGGAGTATTTCCTAGAACAATAGAAGGCTTAAGAGGAATAGTGTTTACTCATTTTTTGCACAGTAATACAAGTCACTTATTTAACAATTCCATTCCCTTGTTTGTACTATTAAGTAGTTTGTTCTACTTCTATAAAGATATTGACTTTAAAATTTTAATAATAGGAGGTTTATTAACAGGTTTTGCTACTTGGCTAATAGCAAGAGATTCTTATCATATAGGTGCAAGTGGAATCGTTTATTTACTTTTTAGCTTTGTCTTTTTCAGCGGTATTATTCGAAAGCACTATAGGTTAGTTGCGTTATCCTTTATTGTAATTTTTCTTTATGGTAGTATGATTTGGTATGTGTTTCCCATAAAAGATGGTATGTCTTGGGAAGGTCATTTATCTGGTTTTCTAGTTGGTTTGATATTAGCTTTTATTTACCGAAAAAATGGTTTAGTAAAAAAAGATTATGAGTTTAGTACAACAGAGTTTGATTTGTTGTTTGATGAAAATGGCAATCTAATTCAAACTGAAGAATCTTATGAAAATTTTGATGTTAAAGATTAA
- the rlmB gene encoding 23S rRNA (guanosine(2251)-2'-O)-methyltransferase RlmB, translating to MTETTNIFGLRAIIEAIESGSTINKIYLQKGLRGSLYYELDKLIKDSKIATSTVPVEKLNRLSKNSNHQGAVAQISPIDFYDLETLLDDTLEANKVPFFLILDQLSDVRNFGAIIRTAECTGVNGIIIQKNGSAPVNAETIKTSAGAAFKMPICKVDHIKDALFILQASNIKTVAATEKTESSIYDVNFNQPIAVIMGSEHRGVNPSVLKMVDYKAKLPLLGSIESLNVSVACGVFLYETVRQRSINL from the coding sequence TTGACAGAGACTACTAACATTTTCGGATTAAGAGCAATTATTGAAGCAATAGAAAGCGGATCTACAATTAATAAAATTTACTTACAAAAAGGCTTAAGAGGAAGTTTATATTATGAGTTAGATAAACTAATTAAAGATTCTAAAATTGCTACAAGCACTGTACCTGTAGAAAAATTGAACAGATTATCTAAAAACAGCAACCACCAAGGAGCTGTAGCACAAATATCTCCTATAGATTTCTACGACCTAGAAACATTGTTAGATGACACACTAGAAGCTAATAAAGTTCCATTCTTCTTAATATTAGATCAGTTGTCTGATGTAAGGAACTTTGGAGCAATTATTAGAACTGCAGAATGTACTGGAGTTAATGGTATCATAATCCAAAAAAATGGAAGTGCTCCTGTAAATGCAGAAACTATAAAAACCTCTGCAGGAGCAGCTTTTAAAATGCCTATTTGTAAGGTAGATCATATCAAAGATGCACTCTTCATTTTACAAGCATCTAATATTAAAACAGTTGCAGCTACCGAGAAAACAGAAAGTTCTATCTACGATGTAAACTTTAATCAACCAATAGCAGTAATTATGGGCTCTGAACATAGAGGTGTTAACCCATCAGTTTTAAAAATGGTAGATTATAAGGCAAAACTACCTTTATTGGGTAGTATCGAATCTTTAAACGTATCTGTAGCTTGTGGTGTATTTTTATACGAAACTGTGAGGCAAAGAAGTATTAATCTTTAA
- a CDS encoding RagB/SusD family nutrient uptake outer membrane protein — translation MNKLIKFGLLSALAISTVSCGDDFLEKPALEGSASLTSAQLEQASNIDPEVTGALMGGVYTLTFTFGSGGTSGHDDFGQKAYDIFGDMLSSDMALSTSTYGWYRASITEYQAPLDFTFGDNRQVWRHYFRIVRGCNEVIDGLGGTDVVPESAANKAIMGQAKALRAHSYFYLAQYFQKEYDGAEEILPIYRSATDLNGPKVAASEIYDLMEQDLTEAISYLDGYSRSNKTEINKQVAQGIYAYVLGARGTDYTKAYNMAKAAMTGYTLMSSSEITGGFTNVNTPGWMWGVDLNDEIGLGLVSWWGQMDYFAYSYPAFGDAKSMDQNLYDAIPANDFRKDQFVDNPGAYTHLMPLNKFYNAARTRYGVTRIVQDDYVYMRVAEMHLLAAEYAAFSGNDAQARTELKAIVSQRVPDASYIDGLSGQQLKNEIHLQTRIELWGEGKSYLALKRNKASVTRGSNHLSFVGTTIPYNDERMTFEIPEGEIQFNPFISTQNN, via the coding sequence ATGAATAAATTAATTAAATTCGGATTACTCTCTGCATTAGCGATATCAACAGTGAGCTGTGGAGACGATTTTCTAGAGAAGCCAGCCCTTGAAGGGTCAGCTTCTTTAACATCTGCTCAATTAGAGCAGGCATCTAATATTGATCCTGAAGTAACAGGAGCATTAATGGGTGGTGTTTATACTTTAACATTTACTTTCGGTTCTGGAGGTACATCAGGACATGATGACTTTGGACAGAAGGCTTATGATATTTTTGGTGATATGTTATCAAGTGATATGGCCCTAAGTACAAGTACTTACGGATGGTATAGAGCTTCTATTACTGAATATCAAGCACCATTAGACTTTACATTTGGTGACAACAGACAAGTTTGGAGACACTACTTCAGAATTGTAAGAGGTTGTAACGAAGTAATTGATGGTTTAGGAGGAACAGATGTTGTACCAGAAAGTGCAGCAAACAAAGCAATTATGGGTCAAGCAAAAGCTTTACGTGCTCATTCTTACTTTTACTTAGCTCAGTATTTCCAAAAAGAATATGATGGAGCAGAAGAAATTCTACCTATCTATAGAAGTGCAACAGACTTAAATGGTCCTAAAGTAGCTGCTTCTGAAATATATGACTTAATGGAGCAAGATTTAACTGAAGCTATCTCTTATTTAGACGGCTATTCAAGATCTAATAAAACTGAAATCAACAAACAAGTTGCTCAAGGTATTTATGCTTATGTATTAGGTGCAAGAGGTACAGATTACACTAAAGCATACAACATGGCAAAAGCTGCTATGACTGGATATACTTTAATGAGTTCTTCAGAAATTACTGGTGGATTTACAAATGTAAATACTCCAGGATGGATGTGGGGTGTTGACTTAAATGATGAAATTGGTTTAGGATTAGTTTCATGGTGGGGTCAAATGGATTATTTCGCATACAGTTACCCTGCATTCGGAGATGCTAAATCTATGGATCAAAACTTATATGACGCGATTCCTGCAAATGACTTTAGAAAGGATCAATTTGTAGATAACCCAGGTGCATATACTCACTTAATGCCATTAAACAAATTTTACAATGCTGCTAGAACACGTTATGGTGTAACTAGAATTGTACAAGATGATTATGTATACATGAGAGTTGCTGAAATGCATTTATTAGCTGCAGAATATGCTGCTTTCTCTGGAAACGATGCTCAGGCTAGAACAGAATTAAAAGCTATCGTTAGTCAAAGAGTACCAGATGCATCTTACATTGATGGATTATCAGGACAACAATTGAAGAACGAAATTCACTTACAAACTAGAATTGAGTTATGGGGTGAAGGAAAAAGTTATTTAGCTTTAAAAAGAAACAAAGCTTCAGTTACAAGAGGATCTAACCACTTATCTTTTGTAGGTACTACAATTCCTTATAACGATGAGAGAATGACTTTTGAAATTCCAGAAGGAGAGATTCAATTTAACCCATTCATCTCTACTCAGAATAACTAA
- a CDS encoding SusC/RagA family TonB-linked outer membrane protein → MKTKFNGILTLLLAFVVQISFAQEKTVSGTVSDESGSLPGVSVIIKGSTKGTETDFDGKYSIQAKTGDVLVFRYLGYKASERTVGSSNVINVKLAEDANVLDEIVVVGYGTSTKQAFVGTAAVVKQEQLEVKNFSNVSQALTGEVAGVTVINSSGQPGTVGAIRIRGYGSVNGNRAPLYVVDGVPFSGSINSINPSDIASTTILKDATATAIYGSRGANGVVLITTKGGSASNSYIEVDIKTGVNDQLIPRYDVVTNPEEYIGYVWEGIKNRGVVTGNPDPVAFANANLFTGNYVAPGYNMWNVTSGADLIDPTTGTVRPGVTRKYTPLRYADVAFDSAIRTETNLRMGGGNQDTRYFASFGYLDDNGYSINTSFKRYTTRLNLTSDVKPWLKLNSNIGYAYSENIANGQIAGSENVFEFADKMAPIFPVFLRDDNAELVPDLFYGGFQYDYGSLSGFRDRPNANGLNPIGSAKYDFNGTDRHEMNGNFSATFKFTDNLSAEIRYGVQYATQKNRDYTNKFYGGGQATSGDITINDFSSLTQNILQIIKYNNTWGNHSFDALVAHESNDFEQNFASASKGLQISPFLYDLDNFQSSLGLPSGSTSGFTIESYFSQFNYNFDQKYYFSASVRADGSSRFVNDKWGTFGSVGASWIVSNEDFLQDSFISYLKLKASYGITGDQAGVGFFSGYNTFNGGNLGGSISLAPGANGNPDLTWETTNQFQVGAEMSFGKYLDVNLDYYNKLTDNLIFNRFVGPSQGISSITVNDGELVNSGLEFDITGHLVDNKDFTLDLSVNGEIVNNEILTMPLDPATNEPQLLTPSGFYARSEGRSIFDFYMREWAGVDPADGAPMWYQYYDDVNNNGVLDAGEPSSYSSGSWVPADPAVINNTGSIVEYQIKVPGANIKKTVTKTYSDASDVYADKSAIADVRGAFRLSGKLGNFNFGTQFTYSLGGYAYDAQYAELMSDRFGAVGNNYHKDIANRWQNPGDITDVPALTDNAIVNGTSTSTRFITSTDFIALNNVNIGYNIPKQYLDKISVQTVNIWFSADNLFNATARQGFLPSTSESGNSGRRLYAPMTTMTLGVRVKF, encoded by the coding sequence ATGAAGACAAAGTTTAATGGAATTTTAACGCTATTACTAGCGTTTGTCGTGCAAATATCCTTTGCACAAGAAAAGACTGTTTCAGGTACGGTTTCTGATGAATCAGGAAGTTTACCAGGAGTTAGTGTTATAATTAAAGGAAGTACTAAAGGTACAGAAACTGATTTTGACGGTAAGTATTCTATCCAAGCTAAAACAGGAGATGTTTTAGTATTTAGATACTTAGGGTACAAAGCAAGTGAAAGAACAGTTGGATCTTCTAACGTTATTAACGTAAAGTTAGCAGAAGATGCAAATGTTTTAGATGAGATTGTTGTTGTAGGTTATGGTACTTCAACAAAACAAGCTTTCGTTGGTACAGCTGCAGTTGTAAAACAAGAGCAATTAGAAGTAAAAAACTTCTCTAATGTGTCTCAAGCCTTAACAGGTGAGGTTGCAGGGGTAACTGTAATTAACAGTTCTGGACAACCAGGTACTGTAGGTGCAATTAGAATTAGAGGTTATGGGTCTGTAAATGGTAACAGAGCTCCATTATACGTTGTTGATGGTGTGCCTTTTTCTGGTAGTATCAATTCTATTAACCCAAGTGACATTGCTAGTACAACGATCTTAAAAGATGCAACTGCAACTGCAATTTACGGTTCTAGAGGTGCAAATGGTGTTGTATTAATTACTACTAAAGGTGGTAGTGCTTCAAACTCATATATTGAGGTAGATATCAAAACAGGTGTTAACGATCAATTAATTCCAAGATATGATGTTGTTACTAACCCTGAAGAATATATTGGTTATGTTTGGGAAGGTATTAAGAACAGAGGAGTTGTAACAGGAAACCCTGATCCAGTAGCATTTGCAAATGCAAATTTATTTACAGGTAACTACGTTGCTCCAGGATACAACATGTGGAATGTAACAAGTGGTGCAGATTTAATCGATCCAACAACAGGTACAGTTCGTCCAGGAGTTACAAGAAAATACACTCCTTTAAGATATGCAGATGTTGCATTTGATTCAGCGATTAGAACTGAAACAAACTTAAGAATGGGTGGAGGAAATCAAGATACTAGATATTTTGCTTCTTTTGGTTACTTAGATGATAACGGATATTCAATTAACACTAGTTTCAAGAGATATACTACTCGTTTAAACTTAACTAGTGATGTTAAACCATGGTTAAAGTTAAACAGTAACATTGGTTATGCATATTCAGAAAATATTGCAAATGGTCAAATTGCTGGTTCTGAAAACGTATTCGAATTTGCTGATAAAATGGCGCCTATCTTCCCTGTATTTTTAAGAGACGATAACGCTGAATTAGTACCAGATTTATTTTATGGAGGATTCCAATATGATTATGGTTCTTTATCTGGTTTTAGAGATAGACCAAATGCAAATGGATTAAACCCAATTGGATCTGCAAAATATGATTTTAACGGAACTGATCGTCATGAAATGAATGGTAACTTCTCAGCTACTTTCAAATTTACTGACAATTTATCTGCTGAAATTAGATATGGTGTACAATATGCTACACAAAAGAACAGAGACTACACAAATAAATTTTATGGTGGTGGTCAAGCAACAAGTGGAGACATTACAATCAATGACTTTTCTAGTTTAACACAAAATATTTTACAAATCATTAAGTATAACAATACTTGGGGAAATCATTCATTTGATGCTTTAGTAGCCCATGAAAGTAATGACTTTGAGCAAAATTTTGCTTCTGCTTCTAAAGGATTACAAATTAGTCCATTCTTATATGATTTAGACAACTTTCAGTCTAGTTTAGGTTTACCTTCTGGTTCTACAAGTGGATTTACTATTGAGTCTTACTTTAGCCAGTTTAACTACAACTTTGATCAAAAGTATTACTTCTCTGCTTCTGTAAGAGCGGATGGATCTTCAAGATTCGTGAATGACAAATGGGGAACTTTTGGTTCTGTAGGTGCTTCTTGGATTGTAAGTAACGAAGACTTTTTACAAGACAGTTTCATAAGCTATTTAAAATTAAAAGCATCTTATGGTATTACTGGTGATCAAGCTGGTGTTGGATTCTTCTCAGGATACAATACATTTAACGGTGGTAACTTAGGAGGAAGTATTTCTTTAGCTCCAGGTGCAAATGGTAACCCAGATTTAACTTGGGAAACTACAAACCAGTTCCAAGTTGGTGCTGAAATGAGCTTTGGTAAATATTTAGATGTAAATTTAGATTACTATAATAAATTAACTGATAACTTAATCTTTAACCGTTTTGTAGGTCCTTCTCAAGGTATCTCTTCAATTACAGTAAATGATGGTGAATTAGTTAACTCTGGTTTAGAATTTGATATTACTGGACATTTAGTGGACAACAAAGATTTTACTTTAGATTTATCTGTTAATGGTGAAATCGTAAATAACGAAATCTTAACTATGCCATTAGATCCAGCTACTAACGAGCCTCAATTATTAACTCCAAGTGGTTTTTATGCAAGATCAGAAGGAAGATCAATCTTTGACTTCTATATGAGAGAGTGGGCTGGTGTAGATCCTGCTGATGGTGCTCCAATGTGGTACCAATACTATGATGATGTTAACAACAACGGTGTTTTAGACGCTGGTGAGCCATCTTCATACTCTAGTGGATCTTGGGTTCCTGCAGATCCTGCAGTAATCAATAACACTGGTTCTATCGTAGAATACCAAATTAAAGTTCCTGGTGCAAACATCAAGAAGACTGTAACAAAGACTTATTCTGATGCATCTGATGTATATGCAGATAAATCTGCAATTGCTGATGTAAGAGGTGCTTTCCGTTTATCTGGTAAATTAGGTAACTTTAACTTTGGAACTCAGTTTACTTATAGTTTAGGAGGTTACGCTTACGATGCTCAATACGCAGAATTAATGTCTGATCGTTTTGGAGCAGTAGGTAACAATTACCACAAAGATATAGCTAACAGATGGCAAAACCCAGGAGACATTACTGATGTTCCTGCTTTAACAGATAACGCGATTGTAAACGGTACTTCTACTTCAACTAGATTTATTACATCAACAGATTTCATTGCATTAAACAACGTAAATATCGGATATAACATACCAAAACAATATTTAGATAAAATATCTGTACAAACAGTGAATATTTGGTTCTCTGCAGATAACTTATTTAATGCTACTGCACGTCAAGGTTTCCTACCAAGCACAAGTGAGTCAGGAAACTCTGGTCGAAGATTATATGCACCAATGACTACAATGACATTAGGTGTTAGAGTGAAATTTTAA